The following proteins come from a genomic window of Actinomarinicola tropica:
- a CDS encoding TetR/AcrR family transcriptional regulator, protein MARRNNGPRTRLAPELRRAQIIEAAIEVFAGREPSEVTFEEIAEAAGVSRALVYNYFGDRGGLLGAVCLRCFEQLDDAIAPAFDPSLRPSQQAREWIRRYLTFAAENPAPWSMIGSATASQHPAVQEARQRRIESVVERWGGGPEVRIIAASINGLLLAGMSAYEELDDDLEFDRLVDILGVFAWKGLGQLIPSGIATHPPAFAKT, encoded by the coding sequence CATCGAGGCCGCCATCGAGGTGTTCGCGGGGCGCGAGCCGTCGGAGGTCACGTTCGAGGAGATCGCTGAGGCGGCGGGGGTGTCGCGCGCCCTCGTCTACAACTACTTCGGTGACCGCGGCGGGCTCCTCGGCGCGGTGTGCCTGCGCTGCTTCGAGCAGCTCGACGACGCGATCGCGCCGGCGTTCGACCCGTCGCTGCGACCGTCGCAGCAGGCCCGCGAGTGGATCCGCCGCTACCTGACCTTCGCGGCCGAGAACCCGGCCCCGTGGAGCATGATCGGCTCGGCGACGGCCAGCCAGCACCCCGCGGTGCAGGAGGCCCGCCAGCGGCGCATCGAGAGCGTCGTCGAGCGCTGGGGCGGCGGGCCCGAGGTCCGCATCATCGCGGCGTCGATCAACGGGCTCCTGCTCGCGGGCATGTCGGCCTACGAGGAGCTCGACGACGACCTCGAGTTCGACCGGCTGGTCGACATCCTCGGCGTGTTCGCCTGGAAGGGCCTGGGCCAGCTCATCCCGTCCGGCATCGCGACGCACCCGCCCGCCTTCGCCAAGACCTAG
- a CDS encoding peptidylprolyl isomerase translates to MANPPAMTIDTDALYRVTISTGKGDIVMELDPALAPVTVNNFVSLARDGFYDGLTFHRVVPGFVIQGGCPEGSGRGGPGYRFEDEPVKGDYHLGAVAMANAGPNTNGSQFFICIENLKGRLDKNYNYFGKVTDGMETALAIEVGDVMDAVSVEELPKG, encoded by the coding sequence ATGGCCAACCCCCCTGCGATGACCATCGACACCGACGCCCTCTACCGGGTCACGATCAGCACCGGCAAGGGCGACATCGTGATGGAGCTCGACCCCGCGCTCGCCCCGGTGACGGTGAACAACTTCGTCTCCCTGGCGCGTGACGGCTTCTACGACGGCCTCACCTTCCACCGGGTCGTGCCCGGCTTCGTGATCCAGGGCGGGTGCCCCGAGGGCTCGGGGCGTGGCGGGCCGGGCTACCGGTTCGAGGACGAGCCGGTGAAGGGCGACTACCACCTCGGCGCAGTGGCCATGGCCAACGCCGGCCCGAACACGAACGGCTCGCAGTTCTTCATCTGCATCGAGAACCTGAAGGGCCGCCTCGACAAGAACTACAACTACTTCGGCAAGGTCACCGACGGCATGGAGACCGCCCTCGCCATCGAGGTCGGCGACGTCATGGACGCCGTGTCGGTCGAGGAGCTCCCCAAGGGCTGA
- a CDS encoding AMP-binding protein, with translation MELNLPQIHEAIAAAVPDRECLVHRDRHLTWAQVHDRTRRFAAGLAARGIGRHGRLDDLAGWESPHDHVALHLHNGVEYLEAMLGTMKAGAAAVNVNYRYVAEELRYLLADARARVVVHHEAFTPVLAEVLPELPDVELLVRVPDGSGHDPLPRSVDYEVLLAEADPGDVDELARDWSGDDLYLLYTGGTTGMPKGVCWRQADFLVAALGVRRKDGTEHDDLGPLVDKARGGTLRALPSAPFMHGAAHWNAISAWIAGGTVVVQDRTDRLDAADVLDTCAREAVTSLLIVGDAFARPLVEELERRPRQLPDLRFVMTGGAALGPRLTARLHELLPDATILDVLGSSESGRQGTRSSRGDAGGAPGRFAPSAGSVVLSDDRTRVLTPGDDEIGWLAQSGRTPRGYLGDPEKSAATFPTIDGVRYSVPGDRARLLADGTIELHGRDSVTINTGGEKVFAEEVEAALKHHPDVDDVVVVGRPSDRWGQEVVAVVALRPGTSPTDDELLATAGDHIARYKLPKAIVRREAVLRSPAGKADYRWASAQAVSP, from the coding sequence GTGGAGCTCAACCTGCCGCAGATCCACGAGGCGATCGCGGCGGCGGTCCCCGACCGCGAGTGCCTCGTCCACCGGGACCGCCACCTCACCTGGGCCCAGGTCCACGACCGCACGCGCCGGTTCGCCGCCGGCCTCGCCGCGCGCGGCATCGGACGCCACGGACGGCTCGACGACCTGGCCGGGTGGGAGTCGCCGCACGACCACGTCGCGCTCCACCTCCACAACGGCGTCGAGTACCTCGAGGCGATGCTCGGCACGATGAAGGCCGGCGCCGCCGCGGTGAACGTCAACTACCGCTACGTCGCCGAGGAGCTCCGCTACCTGCTCGCCGACGCCCGCGCCCGGGTGGTGGTCCACCACGAGGCGTTCACCCCAGTCCTCGCCGAGGTCCTCCCGGAGCTGCCCGACGTCGAGCTGCTCGTCCGGGTGCCCGACGGCTCCGGGCACGATCCGCTCCCTCGCTCGGTCGACTACGAGGTGCTGCTCGCCGAGGCCGATCCCGGCGACGTCGACGAGCTGGCCCGGGACTGGTCCGGCGACGACCTCTACCTGCTCTACACCGGCGGCACCACGGGGATGCCGAAGGGGGTCTGCTGGCGCCAGGCCGACTTCCTCGTCGCAGCCCTCGGCGTCCGGCGCAAGGACGGCACCGAGCACGACGACCTCGGGCCCCTGGTCGACAAGGCGCGTGGCGGGACGCTCCGTGCGCTCCCCTCGGCCCCGTTCATGCACGGGGCTGCGCACTGGAACGCCATCAGCGCGTGGATCGCCGGCGGCACCGTCGTCGTCCAGGACCGGACCGACCGCCTCGACGCTGCCGACGTGCTCGACACCTGCGCCCGGGAGGCGGTCACGTCGCTTCTCATCGTCGGCGACGCCTTCGCTCGGCCCCTGGTCGAGGAGCTCGAGCGCCGCCCCCGGCAGCTGCCGGACCTCCGCTTCGTGATGACCGGCGGCGCCGCGCTCGGTCCCCGGCTCACCGCCCGGCTGCACGAGCTCCTGCCCGACGCCACCATCCTCGACGTGCTCGGCTCCTCGGAGAGCGGCCGTCAGGGCACCCGGTCGAGCCGTGGCGACGCCGGCGGGGCGCCGGGTCGCTTCGCACCCTCGGCGGGCTCGGTCGTCCTGTCCGACGACCGCACGCGGGTCCTCACGCCGGGCGACGACGAGATCGGCTGGCTGGCCCAGTCCGGACGGACCCCGCGTGGCTACCTGGGAGATCCCGAGAAGTCGGCGGCGACCTTCCCCACGATCGACGGCGTCCGCTACTCCGTGCCCGGTGACCGGGCGCGGCTGCTCGCCGACGGCACCATCGAGCTCCACGGTCGCGACTCGGTCACGATCAACACCGGCGGCGAGAAGGTGTTCGCCGAAGAGGTCGAAGCGGCGCTGAAGCACCACCCCGACGTCGACGACGTCGTCGTCGTCGGGCGCCCGTCGGACCGCTGGGGCCAGGAGGTGGTCGCCGTGGTGGCCCTGCGGCCGGGCACCTCGCCCACCGACGACGAGCTCCTCGCGACCGCCGGCGACCACATCGCCCGCTACAAGCTCCCCAAGGCGATCGTGCGCCGCGAGGCGGTCCTGCGCAGCCCCGCGGGCAAGGCCGACTACCGGTGGGCCTCCGCGCAGGCGGTCAGTCCTTGA
- a CDS encoding glycosyltransferase family 39 protein, giving the protein MPAPADASSTPRALELVVLVGAVLGGVVLRLVTHSDLWLDEALSANIAALPLADLPDALRQDGHPPLYYVLLHAWMSVVGEGDAAVRALSGLLSVATLPVLGVMALRRRGLLAALWTVVLAALLPYATRYGTEARMYALVMLLVAVGWWLLDDVVRHGRWASLLGTWLVAVLLLYTHYWSVWILGTTGILLLLLWWRGATPEVRRGAARGAGALVAAGVAFLPWVPIMLDQLERTGTPWGDPQRPTMSVSIALLDFAGGGVITEAIVGAVLLALLLVLGLTGVPRPPWSIELDLRTVPGVRLDVAVAVGALVVGTTVTWLSGATFASRYAAISMPVLLVAAGVGVTAAPRRLAVALGGVVALVFAVVAVAGALEERTQGGDAAAAILSGAAPGDVVLVCPDQLGPALSRGLASGPDLEVLTYPTLAGPERVDWRDYGERNEAADPAAIAAEVGERAEGGTIWLVWMGGYATYDTQCEEVRDLLASEGLLETVVAARPAEVFEPMWVERIAPAP; this is encoded by the coding sequence GTGCCCGCCCCCGCCGACGCCTCGTCCACCCCGCGCGCCCTCGAGCTCGTCGTCCTCGTCGGCGCCGTGCTCGGCGGTGTCGTGCTGCGCCTCGTGACCCACTCCGACCTGTGGCTCGACGAGGCCCTCAGCGCCAACATCGCCGCCCTGCCGCTGGCGGACCTGCCCGACGCCCTGCGCCAGGACGGGCACCCGCCGCTCTACTACGTCCTCCTCCACGCGTGGATGTCCGTCGTCGGTGAGGGAGACGCCGCGGTGAGGGCGCTGTCGGGCCTGCTCTCGGTCGCCACGCTGCCCGTCCTCGGCGTGATGGCGCTGCGGCGCCGGGGTCTCCTCGCCGCCCTCTGGACCGTGGTCCTCGCCGCGCTCCTTCCCTACGCCACGCGCTACGGCACCGAGGCGCGGATGTACGCCCTCGTGATGCTGCTCGTCGCCGTCGGCTGGTGGCTGCTCGATGACGTCGTGCGGCACGGCAGGTGGGCCTCCCTGCTCGGGACCTGGCTCGTGGCCGTGCTCCTGCTCTACACGCACTACTGGTCGGTCTGGATCCTCGGCACGACCGGGATCCTCCTGCTCCTCCTGTGGTGGCGGGGAGCGACACCGGAGGTCCGGCGCGGGGCGGCGCGCGGCGCAGGGGCGCTCGTGGCGGCCGGCGTGGCCTTCCTGCCGTGGGTGCCGATCATGCTCGACCAGCTGGAGCGCACGGGGACGCCGTGGGGCGATCCTCAGCGACCCACGATGTCGGTCTCGATCGCCCTGCTCGACTTCGCCGGGGGCGGCGTGATCACCGAGGCGATCGTCGGCGCGGTCCTCCTCGCGCTCCTGCTCGTCCTCGGACTCACCGGGGTCCCCCGACCGCCGTGGTCGATCGAGCTCGACCTGCGCACGGTGCCCGGCGTCCGGCTGGACGTCGCCGTCGCCGTCGGGGCGCTCGTCGTCGGGACCACGGTCACGTGGCTGAGCGGTGCGACCTTCGCCAGCCGGTACGCGGCGATCTCGATGCCGGTGCTCCTCGTGGCGGCCGGGGTCGGCGTCACCGCCGCCCCACGGCGCCTGGCCGTGGCCCTCGGCGGCGTCGTGGCGCTCGTCTTCGCCGTCGTCGCGGTCGCCGGCGCGCTCGAGGAGCGCACGCAGGGCGGGGACGCAGCCGCAGCGATCCTCTCCGGCGCCGCCCCCGGCGACGTCGTGCTCGTCTGCCCCGACCAGCTGGGGCCCGCGCTCTCGCGGGGCCTCGCGTCCGGCCCGGACCTCGAGGTCCTGACGTACCCGACGCTCGCCGGCCCGGAGCGGGTGGACTGGCGGGACTACGGCGAGCGCAACGAGGCGGCCGATCCCGCAGCGATCGCCGCCGAGGTGGGCGAGCGTGCCGAGGGCGGCACGATCTGGCTCGTGTGGATGGGCGGCTACGCCACCTACGACACGCAGTGCGAGGAGGTGCGTGACCTGCTCGCCTCGGAGGGCCTGCTCGAGACGGTGGTCGCCGCGCGCCCCGCCGAGGTGTTCGAGCCGATGTGGGTCGAGCGGATCGCCCCCGCGCCCTGA
- a CDS encoding NAD(P)/FAD-dependent oxidoreductase, with translation MTEQTPVPTSDAPRVVVIGAGPAGLTAAYELGKRGVPVTVLEGTDQVGGISRTVERDGWRFDIGGHRFFTKVQEVEDLWHEILPDEDFLLRPRMSRIFYRGKYYDYPLKATNALTNLGPVEAVRCVASYAYAQVRPPANQDKFEGWVTARFGKRLYQHFFKSYTEKVWGIPADELEADFAAQRIKNLDLRKAIINAVMPKRNQKEITSLIEEFQYPKYGPGMMWEVCRDKVLAQGSTVHMETKVREIRHRDGRAYEVVAEHPDGTRSTFPCDHVISSMPFTKLVTGMDPSPDPQVVEAAEDISYRDFLSVALVVPEEYAFPDNWIYIHAPEVEVGRIQNYGSWSPYMVKEGRTCLGLEYFVFEDDEMWSKSDEDLIEQAKDELAFLGLVDRERIELGHVVRVPKAYPTYDEGYTDRVETLRKWIETTTPNVHPVGRNGMHRYNNQDHSMLTAMLTVENIVDGTTHDVWSVNVEEDYHEEATSSVKESGTRTTGTGRDAPVLPRKPRR, from the coding sequence ATGACCGAACAGACTCCCGTCCCAACGTCCGACGCGCCCCGTGTGGTCGTGATCGGCGCCGGCCCCGCAGGGTTGACCGCGGCCTACGAGCTGGGCAAGCGCGGCGTCCCCGTCACCGTGCTCGAGGGCACCGACCAGGTCGGTGGCATCAGCCGGACGGTCGAGCGCGACGGGTGGCGGTTCGACATCGGCGGCCACCGCTTCTTCACCAAGGTGCAGGAGGTGGAGGACCTGTGGCACGAGATCCTCCCCGACGAGGACTTCCTCCTGCGTCCGCGCATGAGCCGGATCTTCTACCGGGGCAAGTACTACGACTACCCGCTGAAGGCCACGAACGCCCTGACGAACCTCGGTCCGGTCGAGGCCGTGCGCTGCGTGGCGTCCTACGCCTACGCCCAGGTGCGCCCGCCGGCCAACCAGGACAAGTTCGAGGGCTGGGTCACCGCCAGGTTCGGCAAGCGGCTCTACCAGCACTTCTTCAAGAGCTACACCGAGAAGGTGTGGGGCATCCCCGCCGACGAGCTCGAGGCCGACTTCGCCGCCCAGCGGATCAAGAACCTCGACCTGCGCAAGGCGATCATCAACGCCGTCATGCCCAAGCGGAACCAGAAGGAGATCACCTCCCTCATCGAGGAGTTCCAGTACCCGAAGTACGGGCCCGGGATGATGTGGGAGGTCTGCCGGGACAAGGTGCTCGCCCAGGGCTCGACCGTCCACATGGAGACCAAGGTCCGTGAGATCCGTCACCGCGACGGCCGGGCCTACGAGGTCGTGGCCGAGCACCCCGACGGCACCCGCAGCACCTTCCCGTGCGACCACGTCATCTCGTCGATGCCGTTCACCAAGCTGGTGACGGGCATGGACCCCTCCCCCGACCCGCAGGTCGTCGAGGCGGCCGAGGACATCAGCTACCGGGACTTCCTCTCGGTCGCTCTGGTGGTCCCCGAGGAGTACGCCTTCCCGGACAACTGGATCTACATCCACGCGCCCGAGGTCGAGGTCGGGCGCATCCAGAACTACGGCTCGTGGTCGCCCTACATGGTGAAGGAGGGGCGCACCTGCCTCGGGCTCGAGTACTTCGTGTTCGAGGACGACGAGATGTGGTCGAAGTCCGACGAGGACCTCATCGAGCAGGCCAAGGACGAGCTGGCCTTCCTCGGCCTCGTCGACCGGGAGCGCATCGAGCTCGGCCACGTCGTGCGGGTCCCGAAGGCGTACCCGACCTACGACGAGGGCTACACGGACCGGGTCGAGACGCTCCGCAAGTGGATCGAGACCACGACCCCGAACGTGCACCCCGTCGGCCGCAACGGCATGCACCGCTACAACAACCAGGACCACTCGATGCTCACGGCGATGCTCACCGTCGAGAACATCGTCGACGGCACCACCCACGACGTGTGGTCGGTGAACGTCGAGGAGGACTACCACGAGGAGGCCACCTCGTCGGTGAAGGAGTCCGGCACCCGCACCACGGGCACCGGCCGCGACGCGCCGGTCCTGCCGCGGAAGCCCCGCCGGTGA
- a CDS encoding FkbM family methyltransferase translates to MKLDVASLKAALVDVLPDPLVYRIAPLIYRGQEPELARLRSFVPRGRNAVDVGGWLGPWTRELSRWCGRVDTFEPQPDLAAFLRKVVPANVTVHEVAVSDAAGRTRLVVPSSRHGENALASVRPGAADADPDAIVHEVDVVRLDDLGFTDVGFLKVDVEGHEREVLDGATALIGRDRPRILLEAEQRHLDTPLHELFDHVGALGYRGWFLHGGGWHALDTFDVEQRQTAHLDDLTGPDYVNNFLFVPTEDEFTPTT, encoded by the coding sequence GTGAAGCTGGACGTCGCGTCGCTCAAGGCGGCGCTGGTCGACGTCCTCCCCGATCCGCTCGTCTACCGGATCGCCCCGCTCATCTACCGGGGCCAGGAGCCCGAGCTCGCCCGCCTGCGGAGCTTCGTGCCGCGAGGTCGCAACGCCGTCGACGTCGGCGGCTGGCTCGGCCCCTGGACCCGCGAGCTGTCGCGCTGGTGCGGGCGCGTCGACACCTTCGAGCCCCAGCCCGACCTCGCGGCGTTCCTCCGCAAGGTGGTGCCGGCCAACGTCACGGTGCACGAGGTGGCGGTGTCGGACGCCGCCGGTCGCACCCGACTGGTCGTCCCGTCGTCGCGCCACGGGGAGAACGCTCTGGCGTCGGTGCGTCCCGGTGCAGCCGACGCCGATCCCGACGCCATCGTCCACGAGGTCGACGTCGTCCGCCTCGACGACCTCGGGTTCACCGACGTCGGGTTCCTCAAGGTCGACGTCGAGGGCCACGAGCGGGAGGTGCTCGACGGCGCGACCGCGCTCATCGGTCGGGACCGACCGCGGATCCTGCTCGAGGCCGAGCAGCGGCACCTCGACACGCCGCTCCACGAGCTGTTCGACCACGTCGGCGCGCTGGGCTACCGCGGGTGGTTCCTGCACGGTGGCGGCTGGCACGCCCTCGACACGTTCGACGTGGAGCAGCGCCAGACCGCGCACCTCGACGACCTCACCGGGCCGGACTACGTGAACAACTTCCTCTTCGTCCCCACCGAGGACGAGTTCACCCCGACGACCTGA
- a CDS encoding methyltransferase domain-containing protein, with amino-acid sequence MPPMVPPPTTHPDEVRRSLVIPMFDEAERIGGTLRLLAGSPLAGEGHELLLVDDGSADGTAELAEKQIAELGLANARVIRSALNRGKGAAVRAGMLAARGHLRVFADADLSAGVDDIIRCFDTLVAEQADVVFASRAHPDSTIADSQPGHRVATGRAFNLVLRTFRLTTELDTQCGLKGFTADAAHTIFSAVTIEGFAFDVEVLALAERDGMRIVRMPLEWSHVDASRVRPLRDGAAMLRDVIALRRAIRRAGPSVPAPGAGGQMAVEKFEIMSRLERDHWWFRAKQRLLELELGRRHDGSGVACDVGCGTGSTLPVLTAHADSVIGVEFDGHAAALASSRQAAGVAVVRGSAGELPLASGSVDVLTSLDVVEHLDDDVAALREYRRVVRPGGLILLTVPAYQWAWSRHDEVLGHRRRYTAARLRDVADAAGVEVERVTYFHSWLTPLAAVVRKTPIRRLVRGDEEEVSYVHPHVNRLLGWIATAERRVLRSADVPVGLSILLVGRAPGGPRPGD; translated from the coding sequence ATGCCGCCGATGGTTCCACCTCCGACGACGCATCCGGACGAGGTCCGGCGCTCGTTGGTGATCCCGATGTTCGACGAGGCGGAGCGGATCGGCGGCACGCTGCGCCTGCTCGCCGGCTCGCCGCTCGCCGGTGAGGGCCACGAGCTGCTGCTCGTCGACGACGGGAGCGCCGACGGCACCGCGGAGCTGGCCGAGAAGCAGATCGCCGAGCTCGGTCTGGCCAACGCCCGGGTCATCCGCTCCGCGCTCAACCGGGGGAAGGGCGCCGCGGTGCGCGCCGGGATGCTCGCCGCGCGAGGCCACCTCCGGGTCTTCGCCGACGCCGACCTCTCCGCAGGCGTCGACGACATCATCCGCTGCTTCGACACGTTGGTCGCCGAGCAGGCCGACGTCGTCTTCGCGAGCCGCGCGCACCCCGACAGCACGATCGCCGACTCGCAGCCGGGGCACCGGGTGGCCACAGGGCGGGCGTTCAACCTCGTGCTGCGGACCTTCCGCCTGACGACCGAGCTCGACACGCAGTGCGGCCTGAAGGGCTTCACGGCCGACGCCGCCCACACGATCTTCAGCGCCGTCACCATCGAGGGCTTCGCGTTCGACGTCGAGGTCCTCGCCCTCGCCGAGCGCGACGGCATGCGCATCGTCCGGATGCCGCTGGAGTGGTCGCACGTGGACGCCAGCCGGGTCCGACCCCTCCGCGACGGGGCGGCGATGCTCCGCGACGTGATCGCGCTGCGCCGGGCGATCCGCCGTGCCGGGCCCTCGGTTCCGGCCCCCGGAGCGGGGGGCCAGATGGCGGTCGAGAAGTTCGAGATCATGTCCCGCCTCGAGCGGGACCACTGGTGGTTCCGCGCCAAGCAGCGGCTCCTGGAGCTGGAGCTGGGCCGCCGCCATGACGGCTCGGGCGTGGCGTGCGACGTCGGCTGCGGAACGGGGAGCACGCTACCCGTGCTCACCGCCCACGCCGACTCGGTGATCGGTGTCGAGTTCGACGGACACGCGGCCGCCCTCGCGTCCTCCCGACAGGCGGCCGGCGTGGCCGTGGTCCGCGGATCGGCGGGCGAGCTGCCGCTGGCGTCGGGGTCGGTCGACGTCCTCACGAGCCTCGACGTGGTCGAGCACCTCGACGACGATGTGGCCGCGCTGCGGGAGTACCGCCGGGTCGTCCGTCCCGGAGGGCTGATCCTCCTCACCGTGCCCGCGTACCAGTGGGCGTGGAGCCGCCACGACGAGGTGCTCGGCCACCGCCGTCGCTACACCGCAGCGCGCCTGCGCGACGTCGCGGACGCCGCCGGCGTGGAGGTGGAGAGGGTCACGTACTTCCACTCGTGGCTCACCCCGCTGGCCGCCGTCGTCCGCAAGACCCCGATCCGCCGCCTGGTGCGCGGCGACGAGGAGGAGGTCAGCTACGTGCACCCGCACGTCAACCGGCTCCTCGGCTGGATCGCGACGGCGGAGCGGCGCGTGCTCCGCAGCGCCGACGTGCCCGTCGGCCTGTCGATCCTGCTCGTCGGCCGGGCGCCCGGTGGACCCCGTCCCGGCGACTGA
- a CDS encoding glycosyltransferase family 4 protein yields the protein MAHPLVPDQTNPTRSRDETLRDMAATADAAGLRRIHIATFRDRDHPEAGGSEEHATQVAHHLHLAGLEIVHHTGAVPGGPAELDRDGVRVVRRGGRLGVFATTVVDELSGRLGPRDGLVEVFHGVPFFSPLWARGPRVALIHHVHLGTWHHLLPFPGDRVGDAIERHVVPLLYRRATVVTAAASARDEIVDELRLPARNISVVPHGIDPRFRPGGSRSARPRVVAVARMMPQKGLADLVPILAAVRRRVPDLEAVIVGDGPQRPEIEQLRRDHDAEDWLELAGRVDDDELVVQYQQAWVAVSASHREGFGLTLTEAAACGTPAVATRIPGHVDAIAEGRSGRLAEGPDEMADALVSILTDPAERAALSRGALEWASSFTWAHSAAGVLDALVADARRRRTRRR from the coding sequence GTGGCTCACCCGCTCGTGCCCGACCAGACGAACCCCACCCGCAGCCGCGACGAGACCCTCCGGGACATGGCGGCGACCGCCGACGCGGCAGGGCTGCGACGCATCCACATCGCGACGTTCCGCGATCGCGACCACCCCGAGGCCGGCGGCTCCGAGGAGCACGCGACGCAGGTGGCCCACCACCTCCACCTGGCCGGCCTGGAGATCGTCCACCACACCGGCGCCGTGCCGGGCGGGCCGGCCGAGCTCGATCGCGACGGCGTCCGGGTCGTGCGACGCGGCGGACGCCTCGGCGTCTTCGCCACCACCGTCGTCGACGAGCTGAGCGGACGCCTCGGCCCGCGTGACGGGCTCGTCGAGGTCTTCCACGGCGTCCCGTTCTTCTCCCCGCTCTGGGCCCGCGGGCCCCGCGTGGCGCTGATCCACCACGTCCACCTGGGCACGTGGCACCACCTCCTGCCCTTCCCCGGCGACCGGGTCGGCGACGCGATCGAGCGCCACGTGGTGCCGCTGCTGTACCGGCGGGCCACCGTGGTCACCGCGGCGGCGTCGGCCCGGGACGAGATCGTCGACGAGCTGCGGCTCCCCGCCCGCAACATCTCCGTGGTCCCCCACGGGATCGACCCGCGCTTCCGTCCCGGCGGCAGCCGGAGCGCACGCCCCCGGGTCGTGGCCGTGGCGCGGATGATGCCGCAGAAGGGGCTCGCCGACCTGGTGCCGATCCTGGCCGCGGTCCGCCGACGGGTCCCCGACCTCGAGGCCGTGATCGTCGGCGACGGACCCCAGCGACCGGAGATCGAGCAGCTCCGGCGCGACCACGACGCCGAGGACTGGCTTGAGCTCGCCGGCCGCGTCGACGACGACGAGCTGGTCGTCCAGTACCAGCAGGCGTGGGTCGCCGTGTCGGCGTCGCACCGGGAGGGCTTCGGCCTCACGCTCACCGAGGCCGCGGCATGTGGGACGCCGGCGGTCGCGACCCGCATCCCGGGCCACGTGGACGCCATCGCCGAAGGTCGCAGCGGGCGCCTCGCCGAGGGCCCCGACGAGATGGCCGACGCCCTCGTGTCGATCCTCACCGACCCCGCCGAGCGCGCCGCCCTCAGCCGGGGGGCCCTCGAGTGGGCGTCGTCGTTCACGTGGGCCCACAGCGCGGCAGGCGTCCTCGACGCCCTCGTGGCCGACGCACGTCGACGCCGCACCCGGCGCCGCTGA